A part of Capsicum annuum cultivar UCD-10X-F1 chromosome 6, UCD10Xv1.1, whole genome shotgun sequence genomic DNA contains:
- the LOC124899573 gene encoding uncharacterized mitochondrial protein AtMg00810-like: MKLEIQALEDNNTWEIVDLPPVKNAIGSKWVYKIKYKANGEVERFKVRLVAKGDLEEEVYMKMPEGFQQKGQYKKPEGMVIVLIYVDDLLITGDSERMISEEKEVLHRQFKIKDLGELKYFLGIEVLRPKQGVLLNQRKYILELISEIGLAGAKPVLTLLESNIKLALVEYDKVGGISGDMVVQDATLYQRLVGKLMYATITRPDISYDVQTLSQFMQMPKRSHLEVTYRVVRYLKGLVGQGVWLRPQTNTDLVCWCDLDWATCPNTRRSVTGYVVQFGGSLISWKSKKQYTVSRSSTEAEYRSMASAVADLT, translated from the exons ATGAAGCTAGAGATACAAGCACTTGAAGACAATAACACCTGGGAGATAGTCGATTTACCTCCTGTTAAAAATGCTATTGGTTCAAAATGGGTGTATAAAATTAAGTACAAAGCAAATGGGGAGGTTGAGAGGTTCAAGGTAAGATTGGTTGCTAAAG GAGATCTGGAAGAAGAAGTATATATGAAGATGCCTGAAGGCTTTCAACAGAAAGGACAATATAAG AAACCAGAAGGGATGGTGATAGTATTAATTTATGTGGATGATTTGCTCATTACTGGAGACAGTGAAAGGATGATTTCTGAGGAAAAAGAGGTGCTACACAGACAGTTTAAGATCAAGGACCTGGGAGAGCTTAAATATTTTCTTGGGATTGAAGTTTTAAGACCAAAACAAGGGGTTCTACTGAACCAAAGGAAGTACATCCTAGAGTTAATCTCTGAGATTGGTCTTGCAGGTGCAAAGCCAGTTCTTACACTTCTGGAGTCTAATATCAAGCTAGCTTTGGTGGAATATGATAAAGTTGGAGGTATTTCTGGAGATATGGTCGTACAGGATGCAACTTTATACCAGAGACTAGTTGGGAAACTTATGTATGCAACTATTACCAGACCAGATATTAGTTATGATGTTCAAACACTGAGTCAGTTTATGCAAATGCCCAAAAGATCCCATCTGGAAGTTACATATAGAGTGGTCAGATATCTGAAAGGCTTAGTTGGTCAAGGAGTCTGGTTGAGACCTCAGACTAATACAGACTTGGTGTGTTGGTGTGACTTAGACTGGGCAACCTGTCCCAATACTAGAAGGTCTGTCACCGGCTATGTAGTACAATTTGGTGGATCCTTGATATCCTGGAAGTCAAAGAAACAGTACACAGTGTCTAGGAGCTCAACTGAGGCCGAGTATAGAAGCATGGCCTCAGCTGTTGCAGATCTCACTTAG